One stretch of Streptomyces hygroscopicus DNA includes these proteins:
- a CDS encoding enoyl-ACP reductase, whose product MSGILAGKRILVTGVITEASIAFHAARLAQEEGAEVILTGFGRVSLVERIAKRLPKPAPVIELDVQNQEQLDGLADKVREHLGEGVDLDGVVHSIAFGPQGAFNFLEGSWEDVGTAVHVSAYSLKALTMACLPVMPRGGSIVGLTFDAQFAWPKYDWMGVAKAALESTSRYLARDLGEKNVRCNLVSAGPIKSMAAKSIPGFEELADVWNHRAPIGWDLTDPEPAGRGVVALLSDWFPRTTGEIVHVDGGVHMMGA is encoded by the coding sequence ATGAGTGGAATTCTCGCTGGCAAGCGCATCCTGGTCACGGGCGTCATCACCGAGGCGTCCATCGCCTTCCACGCCGCCAGGCTGGCCCAGGAGGAGGGCGCCGAGGTCATCCTCACCGGCTTCGGCCGGGTCTCCCTCGTCGAGCGGATCGCCAAGCGGCTGCCCAAGCCCGCCCCGGTCATCGAGCTGGACGTGCAGAACCAGGAGCAGCTGGACGGCCTGGCCGACAAGGTGCGCGAGCACCTGGGCGAGGGTGTCGACCTCGACGGTGTGGTGCACTCCATCGCCTTCGGCCCGCAGGGCGCGTTCAACTTCCTCGAGGGCAGCTGGGAGGACGTCGGCACGGCCGTGCACGTCTCGGCCTACTCCCTCAAGGCGCTCACCATGGCGTGCCTGCCGGTGATGCCGCGCGGCGGCTCGATCGTCGGCCTGACCTTCGACGCCCAGTTCGCCTGGCCGAAGTACGACTGGATGGGTGTGGCCAAGGCCGCGCTGGAGTCCACCAGCCGCTACCTCGCCCGCGACCTCGGTGAGAAGAACGTGCGCTGCAACCTGGTCTCCGCCGGGCCGATCAAGTCCATGGCCGCGAAGTCCATCCCCGGCTTCGAGGAGCTCGCGGACGTGTGGAACCACCGGGCCCCGATCGGCTGGGACCTGACCGACCCGGAGCCGGCCGGCCGCGGCGTCGTCGCCCTGCTGTCCGACTGGTTCCCGCGTACCACAGGCGAGATCGTGCATGTCGACGGCGGTGTGCACATGATGGGTGCCTGA
- a CDS encoding GntR family transcriptional regulator, translating into MPLTSPRRSALADQVIAQLRAQITSGEWPVGSRIPTEPELVEQLGVARNTVREAVRALAHNGLLDIRQGSGTYVLATSELAGVMHRRFAAADPRHVAELRSALETKAAQLAAERRTEQDLKQLDAQLDRRELAWEAGDPDAFVEADATLHMAVVAASHNDVLAELYADLGAVVRDFLRADVGSGMGPDTYVDHGRLVEAIREGDGERAAAEASTHPFGCRFRAR; encoded by the coding sequence ATGCCGCTGACCTCGCCCCGGCGCTCCGCCCTCGCCGACCAGGTGATCGCCCAGCTGCGCGCCCAGATCACCTCGGGCGAATGGCCGGTGGGCTCGCGGATCCCCACCGAGCCCGAGCTGGTCGAGCAACTGGGGGTCGCGCGCAACACCGTGCGGGAGGCCGTACGCGCCCTCGCGCACAACGGGCTGCTGGACATCCGCCAGGGCTCGGGCACCTATGTGCTGGCGACCAGCGAACTGGCCGGGGTGATGCACCGCCGCTTCGCCGCCGCCGACCCCCGTCACGTGGCCGAGCTGCGCAGCGCCCTGGAGACCAAGGCCGCCCAGCTCGCCGCGGAGCGCCGCACCGAACAGGACCTCAAGCAACTGGACGCACAACTGGACCGGCGCGAGCTGGCCTGGGAGGCGGGCGACCCGGACGCGTTCGTCGAGGCGGACGCCACCTTGCACATGGCGGTCGTCGCCGCGTCGCACAACGATGTGCTGGCGGAGCTGTACGCGGACCTGGGCGCGGTCGTACGGGACTTCCTGCGCGCGGACGTGGGCAGCGGGATGGGCCCGGACACGTATGTGGACCACGGACGGCTGGTGGAGGCGATCCGGGAGGGGGACGGGGAGCGGGCGGCGGCCGAGGCCAGCACCCACCCGTTCGGCTGCCGTTTCCGCGCACGCTGA
- a CDS encoding type IV secretion protein Rhs: MGDPDAGRAPQIRIPVDAKPKDLIPGNPDDIDDLVLELRAYAGAFQDGKDKLRPLELADWSGKGASEFRKSVDRLPKELTSGHDQFTHAASALAAYATKLRSVQKRCEPIIEDADAARAASKAHNTKVETYNDAVKRGDEQLPDRPSETDPGIAAMESCVGRLDKLIEELRLVVDASKKKIDKAAEKAPDKPSNWQKVGDSFKDGLWKVHHGILSLGEIPASIAKGDGKGLAMQLAGMADGAAYAAQHPKEFAKAVTNWDLWSKDPLRAAGEITPSLLLALATGGASALRKELRTGQNAAQRLALRKRLLGRDGEASGRADSEGTHDRHTHDRDCEDDPVDVATGEMVMPATDVSLPGALPLVLERTFVSGHTCGGWFGRTWAATLDQRLELDADGIVFVTADGMVLRYGVPTPGEDTYPARGPRWPLRWDGAAGGTMRIEIPERARTLHFTPLGGNANELPLEVIEDRNGRTITFTYDEDGTPREVAHSGGYRIAIDTDPELARITGLRLLGVGAAEGGTTLVSFGYNGAGDLTEVFNSADEPMRFTYDDQHRVTSWTDRNGTSFGYVYDHRGRVLRTIGSDDMMTGRFHYDEASRTTVYTDSLGHRITYVFDEAYRAIARTDALGHTTHTEWDPGTRRLPLSVTDPLGHTTRYAYDGSGNLIRVDRPDGTAATAAYDGDGRPLEVCEPDGAVWRHAYDDRGNRIRTTDPTGAETHYAYDESGNLTSVVDPLGHTTRVVCDAAGLPVEVTDALGNTTVVRRGTHGRITRVTDPLGHVTRQGWTIEGKPAWRTRPDGSRETWTWDAEGNLTEHTDPAGNTTRHTHTHFDLPATRTDPDGAEYAFAYDTELRLTAVTNPQGRTWTYTYDGAGQVTAETDFNGRTLSYEHDAAGRLISRENGAGEALAYTRDALGRTVSTRTADGAATTFAYDAAGRLTRAANPDTDLHRTYDARGRVLAETVGGRHTTAYGYDAAGNRTERITPSGLRSAWTYDAVGRPMSLTTADNSLHFAYDAAGRETSRTFGDDVSLTQTWDSLDRLTTQALTHDASGAAGALLQHRAYAYRPDDHLTEIRELTSGTRRFSLDPVGRVTAVHAHGWTETYAYDAAGNLTHATAPDHEASGDREFTGTVIHRAGRTRYEHDAQGRLTRRTRKLLNGQTRTWTYTWNAEDRLTDATTPDGERWHYMYDPLGRRTAKQRLAEDGTVAEAVDFTWDGTRLAEQVTPEGAATTWDYAPGTHRPVTQTEHHTSPEPAEEVSPLLRRLTDTTPQSEYDTRFHAIITDLVGTPTELVTPDGTLAWQHRTTLWGTPLPAPSGSVDCPLRFPGQYADPETGLHYNYFRHYDPETARYTSPDPLGLRPAPNHHSYVRNSLTRIDPLGLESGAHDEAEYLYRGVPNGHYKYDEAKQGRAVPLGGHSDPERHNGGNTNSEFTSWTTDFDGVAVDAADELGPGGIVMRIPKSSIPDSRIVESPDIYDESEILIRGEVSGAQVSANNGKSWKCPG, translated from the coding sequence ATGGGCGATCCGGACGCGGGGCGGGCCCCGCAGATTCGGATACCGGTGGACGCCAAGCCCAAGGACCTGATCCCCGGCAATCCGGACGACATCGACGACCTGGTGCTGGAGCTGCGCGCGTATGCGGGCGCCTTCCAGGACGGCAAGGACAAGCTCAGGCCGCTGGAGCTGGCGGACTGGTCGGGCAAGGGCGCGAGCGAGTTCCGTAAGTCGGTCGACCGGCTGCCGAAGGAACTGACCTCGGGCCACGACCAGTTCACCCATGCGGCGAGCGCGCTGGCGGCGTACGCGACCAAGCTGCGGTCGGTGCAGAAGCGCTGTGAGCCGATCATCGAGGACGCGGACGCGGCACGGGCGGCGTCCAAGGCGCACAACACGAAGGTCGAGACGTACAACGACGCGGTGAAGCGCGGCGACGAGCAGTTGCCGGACCGGCCTTCGGAGACCGATCCCGGCATCGCCGCGATGGAGTCGTGCGTCGGTCGGCTGGACAAGCTGATCGAGGAGTTGCGGCTGGTCGTCGACGCGTCGAAGAAGAAGATCGACAAGGCGGCGGAGAAGGCCCCCGACAAGCCGAGCAATTGGCAGAAGGTCGGGGACAGCTTCAAGGACGGGCTGTGGAAGGTCCACCACGGCATCCTGAGCCTGGGCGAGATCCCGGCCTCGATCGCCAAGGGCGACGGCAAGGGCCTGGCGATGCAGCTGGCCGGCATGGCGGACGGCGCGGCGTACGCGGCCCAGCACCCCAAGGAGTTCGCCAAGGCGGTCACGAACTGGGACCTGTGGTCCAAGGACCCGCTGCGCGCGGCGGGCGAGATCACCCCGTCGCTGCTGCTGGCCCTGGCCACGGGCGGCGCGAGCGCGCTGCGCAAGGAGCTCCGGACGGGTCAGAACGCCGCGCAGCGGCTGGCGCTCCGTAAGAGGCTCCTGGGCCGGGACGGCGAGGCGTCCGGCCGGGCGGACAGCGAGGGCACACACGACCGGCATACACACGACAGGGACTGCGAGGACGACCCGGTCGACGTCGCCACCGGCGAGATGGTCATGCCGGCCACGGACGTGTCCCTGCCCGGAGCGCTCCCCCTGGTCCTGGAGCGCACCTTCGTCTCCGGGCACACCTGCGGCGGCTGGTTCGGCCGCACCTGGGCGGCCACGCTCGACCAGCGGCTGGAGCTGGACGCGGACGGGATCGTGTTCGTCACGGCCGACGGCATGGTGCTGCGCTACGGGGTGCCGACGCCCGGGGAGGACACATATCCGGCGCGGGGCCCGCGCTGGCCCCTGCGCTGGGACGGCGCGGCGGGCGGCACGATGCGGATCGAGATCCCCGAGCGGGCCCGCACACTGCACTTCACCCCGCTGGGCGGCAACGCCAATGAGCTCCCTCTCGAGGTGATCGAGGACCGCAATGGCCGGACCATCACGTTCACCTACGACGAGGACGGCACCCCGCGCGAGGTGGCGCACTCCGGCGGGTATCGCATCGCGATCGACACCGATCCGGAGCTCGCGCGCATCACCGGGCTGCGGCTCCTGGGCGTCGGTGCCGCCGAGGGGGGCACCACGCTGGTCTCCTTCGGCTACAACGGCGCGGGCGACCTGACCGAGGTCTTCAACTCCGCCGACGAGCCGATGCGGTTCACCTACGACGACCAGCACCGCGTCACCTCATGGACCGACCGCAACGGCACCAGCTTCGGATACGTCTACGACCACCGGGGCCGGGTGCTGCGCACCATCGGCTCGGACGACATGATGACCGGCCGCTTCCACTACGACGAGGCGTCCCGCACCACCGTCTACACGGACTCGCTCGGCCACCGCATCACGTACGTCTTCGACGAGGCGTACCGGGCGATAGCCCGCACCGACGCGCTGGGCCACACCACGCACACCGAGTGGGACCCGGGGACGCGCCGCCTGCCGCTGTCGGTGACGGACCCGCTGGGCCACACCACGCGCTACGCGTACGACGGCTCCGGCAACCTGATACGCGTCGACCGCCCGGACGGCACGGCGGCCACGGCCGCGTACGACGGGGATGGCCGGCCGCTGGAGGTGTGCGAACCGGACGGCGCGGTGTGGCGCCACGCCTACGACGACCGGGGCAACCGCATCCGGACGACGGACCCGACGGGCGCGGAGACGCACTACGCGTACGACGAGTCGGGGAACCTGACCTCGGTCGTCGATCCGCTGGGCCACACCACCCGGGTCGTGTGCGACGCGGCGGGCCTCCCGGTCGAGGTCACCGATGCGTTGGGCAATACGACGGTCGTCCGCCGTGGCACCCACGGCCGCATCACCCGCGTCACCGATCCCCTGGGCCATGTCACCCGCCAGGGCTGGACCATCGAGGGCAAGCCCGCCTGGCGCACCCGGCCGGACGGCAGCCGTGAGACGTGGACCTGGGACGCCGAGGGCAACCTCACCGAACACACCGACCCGGCGGGCAACACCACCCGCCACACCCACACCCACTTCGACCTCCCGGCGACACGGACGGACCCGGACGGGGCGGAGTACGCCTTCGCCTACGACACCGAGCTGCGCCTGACGGCGGTGACGAATCCGCAGGGCCGGACGTGGACGTACACGTATGACGGAGCGGGCCAGGTCACGGCTGAGACAGACTTCAACGGCCGCACGCTGTCGTACGAGCACGACGCGGCGGGCCGCCTGATATCCCGGGAGAACGGCGCGGGCGAGGCCCTGGCCTACACGCGCGACGCGCTGGGCCGCACGGTCTCGACGCGCACGGCGGACGGCGCGGCGACGACGTTCGCGTACGACGCGGCGGGCCGCCTGACGCGGGCGGCGAACCCGGACACGGACCTGCACCGCACGTACGACGCCCGAGGGCGCGTCCTGGCCGAGACGGTGGGCGGTCGTCACACGACGGCGTACGGATACGACGCGGCGGGCAACCGCACCGAGCGGATCACGCCGAGCGGCCTGCGGTCGGCGTGGACGTACGACGCGGTCGGCCGCCCGATGTCCCTCACCACGGCGGACAACTCCCTGCACTTCGCCTACGACGCGGCGGGGCGGGAAACGTCCCGCACCTTCGGCGACGACGTAAGCCTGACCCAGACCTGGGACAGCCTGGACCGCCTGACGACCCAAGCCCTGACCCACGACGCCTCCGGCGCGGCTGGGGCACTGCTCCAACACCGGGCATACGCCTACCGCCCGGACGACCACCTCACCGAAATCCGCGAACTGACGTCCGGCACCCGCCGCTTCAGCCTCGACCCGGTCGGCCGTGTGACGGCGGTCCACGCCCACGGCTGGACCGAGACCTACGCCTATGACGCGGCGGGCAATCTGACGCACGCCACGGCCCCCGACCACGAGGCGTCCGGCGACCGCGAATTCACCGGCACGGTGATCCACCGCGCGGGCCGCACGAGGTATGAACACGACGCCCAGGGCCGCCTGACCCGCCGCACCCGCAAGCTGCTGAACGGCCAGACCCGCACCTGGACCTACACCTGGAACGCGGAAGACCGCCTCACCGACGCGACGACGCCGGACGGCGAGCGCTGGCACTACATGTACGACCCGCTGGGCCGCCGCACCGCCAAGCAGCGGCTGGCCGAGGACGGCACGGTCGCCGAAGCGGTGGACTTCACCTGGGACGGCACGAGGCTGGCGGAACAAGTCACGCCGGAGGGCGCGGCAACAACTTGGGACTACGCCCCAGGAACCCACCGCCCCGTAACCCAAACTGAGCACCACACGTCGCCTGAGCCAGCGGAGGAAGTATCACCGCTCCTCCGGCGCCTGACCGATACGACCCCGCAATCGGAATACGACACCCGCTTCCACGCCATCATCACCGACCTCGTCGGCACCCCCACGGAGCTGGTCACCCCCGACGGCACCCTCGCCTGGCAACACCGCACCACCCTCTGGGGCACCCCTCTCCCCGCCCCATCCGGCTCGGTGGACTGCCCCCTCCGCTTCCCGGGCCAATACGCCGACCCGGAAACCGGTCTTCACTACAATTACTTCCGCCACTACGACCCGGAAACGGCGCGCTACACCTCACCCGACCCTCTCGGGCTTCGGCCAGCTCCCAACCATCATTCCTATGTGCGGAACTCCCTCACCCGAATAGACCCACTGGGGCTGGAATCAGGGGCACACGACGAAGCCGAATATCTCTATCGCGGAGTTCCGAACGGACACTATAAGTACGATGAAGCCAAACAGGGGCGCGCAGTACCGCTGGGTGGACACAGCGATCCCGAACGGCATAATGGAGGAAACACAAACAGCGAGTTCACCTCATGGACCACCGACTTCGATGGTGTAGCGGTAGACGCGGCCGACGAATTGGGCCCTGGGGGAATAGTCATGAGGATTCCGAAATCCTCTATACCCGACTCAAGGATAGTCGAATCACCTGACATCTACGACGAAAGCGAGATATTGATCAGAGGCGAAGTGTCGGGGGCCCAGGTGTCCGCCAACAACGGGAAGAGCTGGAAATGTCCAGGCTGA
- a CDS encoding transcriptional regulator, with amino-acid sequence MTQSTPEAGDSAVGMGQEATVPMPGAARGGPVSHAVFRLARLHRMFAGQLLRRIGLHPGQELVMMRLWELGPQRQADLVRLMDSDAATMTRTVRRLEQAGFVRRRPSPTDKRASLIEPTAARHALRREVERVWSRLEEISTAGLSDDESAAALRTLEHLEQNLVRATAEHTGAETAD; translated from the coding sequence ATGACGCAGTCCACGCCGGAGGCCGGGGACAGCGCCGTGGGGATGGGACAGGAGGCCACCGTCCCGATGCCGGGCGCCGCCAGGGGCGGGCCGGTCAGCCATGCGGTCTTTCGCCTGGCCCGCCTGCACCGCATGTTCGCGGGACAGCTGCTGCGCCGCATCGGCCTGCACCCGGGCCAGGAACTGGTGATGATGCGTCTGTGGGAACTCGGCCCCCAGCGCCAGGCCGACCTGGTGCGGCTGATGGACTCTGACGCCGCCACCATGACCCGCACCGTCCGGCGCCTGGAACAGGCCGGCTTCGTCCGCCGCCGGCCCTCCCCCACAGACAAGCGCGCCTCGCTCATCGAACCCACAGCGGCCAGGCACGCGCTGCGCCGTGAGGTGGAGCGGGTCTGGAGTCGGCTCGAGGAGATCTCGACGGCGGGCCTCTCGGACGACGAAAGCGCCGCGGCCCTGCGCACCCTGGAGCACCTGGAGCAGAACCTCGTACGTGCCACCGCCGAACACACGGGCGCGGAAACGGCGGACTAG
- a CDS encoding transporter: protein MAAGLILAALNLRPAVTSLGPLLEEVRADLGMSGTVAGVLTSVPAACFALFGFTAPRLARRWGPVAVVCAGLAAIAAGLLLRPLAGGTVAFLAASALALAGIAVSNVLMPVIVKRWFPDRVGSMTGLYSMGLSLGTAASAAVTVPMTDALGGSWRTGLGVWALLAAVALVAWLFLARDRTSGSRADGAEATRTEAGGKEAGRTDADAPATAESVAAAETAAPADGPAIRITRSPLAWAMAVFFGFQATAAYISMGWMPQIFRDAGVSASTSGLLLAVMMAMGVPLAFVLPRIAARLRHQGVLVVILGVFGLTGYAGLWLAPAGGAWAWALLLGIANCAFPLALTMIGMRTRTHAGVVRLSAFAQSVGYLLSIPGPLLVGVLYQHSGGWGQPIALMAGFMVPQIIAGVLAGRDRTLEDEG from the coding sequence ATGGCGGCAGGGCTTATTCTCGCCGCGCTCAATCTCCGCCCCGCCGTCACCAGCCTCGGTCCGCTGCTCGAAGAGGTCCGCGCCGACCTCGGGATGAGCGGCACCGTCGCCGGAGTGCTCACCTCCGTGCCCGCGGCGTGTTTCGCGCTCTTCGGGTTCACCGCACCCCGGCTGGCCCGGCGCTGGGGGCCGGTGGCCGTCGTCTGCGCCGGGCTCGCCGCCATCGCCGCCGGTCTGCTGCTGCGTCCCCTGGCCGGCGGGACCGTGGCCTTCCTGGCGGCCAGCGCGCTCGCCCTGGCCGGGATCGCGGTGAGCAACGTCCTGATGCCGGTGATCGTCAAGCGCTGGTTCCCGGATCGGGTCGGCTCGATGACCGGGCTGTACTCGATGGGTCTGTCGCTGGGCACGGCCGCCTCCGCGGCGGTCACCGTGCCGATGACCGACGCGCTGGGCGGCTCCTGGCGGACCGGGCTCGGGGTGTGGGCGCTGCTCGCCGCGGTGGCGCTGGTGGCGTGGCTGTTCCTCGCCCGCGACCGTACGAGCGGTTCGCGGGCGGACGGCGCCGAGGCGACTCGTACCGAGGCGGGCGGTAAGGAGGCGGGCCGTACGGACGCGGACGCACCGGCCACGGCCGAGAGCGTCGCCGCGGCCGAGACCGCCGCCCCGGCCGACGGGCCCGCGATCCGCATCACCCGCAGCCCCCTCGCCTGGGCGATGGCCGTCTTCTTCGGCTTCCAGGCCACCGCCGCGTACATCTCCATGGGCTGGATGCCGCAGATCTTCCGGGACGCGGGGGTCTCCGCCTCCACCTCCGGATTGCTGCTGGCCGTGATGATGGCGATGGGCGTGCCGCTCGCCTTCGTCCTGCCGCGGATCGCCGCCCGGCTGCGGCACCAGGGCGTCCTGGTCGTCATCCTCGGAGTCTTCGGCCTCACCGGCTACGCCGGGCTGTGGCTGGCCCCGGCCGGCGGCGCCTGGGCCTGGGCCCTGCTGCTCGGCATCGCCAACTGCGCCTTCCCGCTCGCCCTCACCATGATCGGCATGCGGACGAGGACCCACGCGGGCGTGGTCCGGCTGTCGGCCTTCGCGCAGTCCGTCGGCTATCTGCTGTCCATCCCGGGCCCGCTGCTGGTCGGCGTGCTCTACCAGCACAGCGGCGGCTGGGGACAGCCCATCGCGCTGATGGCCGGGTTCATGGTGCCGCAGATCATCGCGGGCGTACTGGCCGGACGCGACCGCACTCTTGAGGACGAGGGCTGA
- a CDS encoding 3-oxoacyl-ACP reductase: protein MSRSVLVTGGNRGIGLAIARAFADAGDKVAITYRSGEPPAGFFALKCDITEPEQVEQAYKEIEEKHGAVEVLVANAGVTRDQLLMRMSEEDFATVLETNLTGTFRVVKRANRGMLRARKGRVVLISSVVGLMGSAGQANYAASKAGLVGFARSLARELGSRNITVNVVAPGFVDTDMTRALNDDQRENIVKQVPLARYAQPEEIAASVRFLASDEAAYITGAVIPVDGGLGMGH, encoded by the coding sequence TTGAGCCGCTCGGTTCTCGTCACCGGAGGCAACCGCGGCATCGGCCTCGCCATCGCCCGTGCCTTCGCCGATGCTGGCGACAAGGTCGCCATCACCTACCGGTCCGGCGAGCCGCCGGCCGGCTTCTTCGCGCTCAAGTGCGACATCACCGAGCCGGAGCAGGTCGAGCAGGCGTACAAGGAGATCGAGGAGAAGCACGGCGCGGTCGAGGTCCTGGTGGCCAACGCCGGGGTCACCCGCGACCAGCTGCTGATGCGGATGTCCGAGGAGGACTTCGCCACTGTCCTGGAGACCAACCTCACCGGCACGTTCCGCGTGGTCAAGCGGGCCAACCGGGGGATGCTGCGGGCCCGTAAGGGGCGCGTGGTGCTGATCTCGTCGGTCGTCGGGCTGATGGGTTCGGCCGGTCAGGCGAACTATGCCGCCTCCAAGGCGGGCCTGGTGGGCTTCGCCCGCTCCCTCGCCCGTGAGCTGGGCTCGCGCAACATCACCGTCAATGTGGTCGCGCCCGGTTTCGTCGACACGGACATGACGCGCGCGCTCAACGACGACCAGCGCGAGAACATCGTGAAGCAGGTACCGCTCGCGCGTTACGCGCAGCCCGAGGAGATCGCCGCCTCGGTCCGCTTCCTGGCCTCCGACGAGGCCGCGTACATCACTGGAGCCGTCATCCCTGTCGACGGCGGATTGGGCATGGGTCACTGA
- a CDS encoding peptidase U62 modulator of DNA gyrase, whose protein sequence is MAHEIDPSFLALPLRALADAALARARALGAEHADFRFERVRSAAWRLRDARPSGASDTTDLGYAVRVVHGGAWGFASGVDLSMDAAARVASQAVAMAKLSAKVIEAAGSDERVELAAEPVHADRTWVSSYEVNPFEVPDADKTGLLAEWSARLLRADGVAHADASLLTVHENKFYADTAGTTTTQQRIRLHPQLTAVAVDPASGEFDSMRTLAPPVGRGWEYLTAGPGAGGGWDWDGELAEIPELLAEKMRAPSVEAGSYDLVVDPSNLWLTIHESIGHATELDRALGYEAAYAGTSFATFDQLGSLKYGSPVMNVTGDRTAEHGLATIGYDDEGVAAQSWDLVKDGTLVGYQLDRRIARLTGFERSNGCAFADSPGHVPVQRMANVSLQPAPGGPSTEELIGDVENGLYLVGDRSWSIDMQRYNFQFTAQRAYRIRNGALAGQVRDFAYQASTTDFWGSMTAVGGPQTYVLGGAFNCGKAQPGQIAAVSHGCPSALFRGVNILNTTQEAGRA, encoded by the coding sequence GTGGCGCACGAGATTGATCCGTCCTTCCTCGCGCTGCCGCTGAGGGCGCTCGCCGACGCGGCGCTCGCGCGGGCACGCGCGCTCGGGGCCGAGCATGCCGACTTCCGGTTCGAGCGGGTACGCAGTGCCGCCTGGCGGTTGCGGGATGCCAGGCCGTCCGGGGCCTCGGACACCACCGACCTGGGGTATGCGGTGCGGGTGGTGCACGGTGGGGCGTGGGGGTTTGCGTCGGGGGTGGACCTGAGCATGGACGCCGCCGCCCGCGTCGCCTCGCAGGCGGTGGCGATGGCGAAGCTGTCGGCCAAGGTGATCGAGGCCGCGGGGTCCGATGAGCGGGTGGAGCTCGCGGCGGAGCCGGTGCATGCCGACAGGACCTGGGTTTCGTCGTATGAGGTCAACCCTTTCGAGGTGCCGGACGCCGACAAGACCGGGCTGCTCGCCGAGTGGAGCGCGCGGCTGCTGCGGGCCGACGGGGTCGCGCACGCGGACGCGTCGCTCCTGACCGTCCACGAGAACAAGTTCTACGCGGACACCGCGGGCACCACGACCACCCAGCAGCGCATCCGGCTCCATCCGCAGCTGACCGCCGTCGCGGTGGACCCGGCGAGCGGGGAGTTCGACTCGATGCGCACGCTGGCCCCGCCGGTCGGGCGCGGCTGGGAGTATCTGACCGCAGGGCCCGGGGCGGGCGGCGGCTGGGACTGGGACGGGGAGCTCGCGGAGATCCCGGAGCTGCTCGCGGAGAAGATGCGCGCGCCATCCGTCGAGGCCGGGTCGTACGACCTGGTGGTCGACCCGTCCAATCTGTGGCTGACCATCCACGAGTCGATCGGCCACGCCACCGAGCTGGACCGCGCGCTCGGTTACGAGGCGGCGTACGCGGGCACCTCCTTCGCCACCTTCGATCAGCTCGGGTCGCTGAAGTACGGCTCCCCGGTCATGAACGTGACCGGGGACCGGACGGCCGAGCACGGGCTGGCCACCATCGGGTACGACGACGAGGGGGTGGCAGCGCAGTCCTGGGATCTGGTGAAGGACGGCACGCTCGTCGGGTATCAGCTCGACCGCCGGATCGCCCGGCTGACCGGTTTCGAGCGGTCCAACGGCTGCGCGTTCGCCGATTCGCCGGGCCATGTGCCGGTGCAGCGGATGGCGAACGTATCGCTCCAGCCCGCCCCCGGCGGCCCCTCGACGGAGGAGCTGATCGGGGACGTCGAGAACGGTCTGTATCTGGTCGGCGACCGCTCCTGGTCGATCGATATGCAGCGGTACAACTTCCAGTTCACGGCGCAAAGGGCGTACCGCATCAGGAACGGCGCTCTCGCCGGGCAGGTGCGCGACTTCGCCTACCAGGCCAGCACCACCGACTTCTGGGGTTCGATGACGGCCGTCGGCGGCCCGCAGACGTACGTCCTGGGCGGCGCCTTCAACTGCGGCAAGGCCCAGCCCGGGCAGATCGCGGCCGTCTCGCACGGCTGCCCGTCGGCGCTGTTCCGCGGGGTCAACATCCTCAACACCACCCAGGAGGCGGGACGCGCGTGA